One Mycobacterium sp. SMC-4 DNA window includes the following coding sequences:
- a CDS encoding TspO/MBR family protein: protein MVAETSSTRPKSWLVLAVSFGAVAAVSVIGGLAGGSSAEDYGRLQQPDFAPPSWVFGPVWTVLYALMAIAAWLVWRTGPSRQTRRALTLYGVQLVLNAAWTPLFFGLGWRGVAFFELSALLVVLIATVILFWQRSVLAGALLLPYLAWSGFALCLNFAVWQLN, encoded by the coding sequence ATGGTGGCCGAGACGTCCAGTACCCGCCCGAAGTCATGGCTGGTGCTGGCCGTCTCGTTCGGCGCTGTCGCCGCGGTGTCGGTCATCGGCGGTCTGGCGGGCGGTAGTTCGGCCGAGGACTACGGCCGTCTCCAGCAGCCGGACTTCGCTCCTCCGTCGTGGGTCTTCGGTCCGGTGTGGACGGTGTTGTACGCGCTGATGGCGATCGCGGCGTGGTTGGTGTGGCGTACCGGCCCGTCCCGGCAGACCCGTCGGGCCCTGACGCTGTACGGCGTGCAGTTGGTGCTCAACGCCGCGTGGACGCCGTTGTTCTTCGGTCTCGGCTGGCGTGGCGTCGCATTCTTCGAACTCAGCGCACTGCTGGTGGTGTTGATCGCCACCGTGATCCTGTTCTGGCAACGCAGCGTACTCGCGGGAGCCCTCTTGCTGCCCTACCTCGCGTGGTCGGGGTTCGCCTTGTGTCTGAATTTCGCAGTGTGGCAATTGAATTGA
- a CDS encoding acyl-CoA dehydrogenase, translated as MGHYKSNVRDQVFNLFEVLGVDKALGQGSFTDLDVETATEMLGEIARLAEGPVAESFAEGDRTPPVFDPKTHTVTLPEGFKKSVRAVVDGGWDKLSVSEELGGTPMPRALSWALQEHILGANPAVYMYAMGAGFADIFYHLATDEQKKWAQLAADRGWGSTMVLTEPDAGSDVGAGRTKAVQQPDGTWHIDGVKRFITSADSDDLFENIMHLVLARPEGAGPGTKGLSLFFVPKFLFDPETGEPGERNGVFVTNVEHKMGLKVSATCELSLGQHGTPAVGWLVGEVHEGIAQMFDVIEQARMMVGTKAIATLSTGYLNALEYAKDRVQGADLTQMTDKTAPRVTITHHPDVRRSLMTQKAYAEGLRALYLFTATHQDAEVAKMLHGIEPELAVKVNDLMLPIVKGVGSEQAYAKLTESLQTLGGSGFLQDYPIEQYIRDAKIDSLYEGTTAIQAQDFFFRKIVRDKGVALAHVSGLIEQFVKNESGNGRLKAERALLATALQDVQGMAATLTGYLVSAQENPAEIYKVGLGSVRFLMSVGDLVIGWLLQQQAAVAIEKLDAGAQGDDRAFYEGKVAVASFFAKNFLPLLTSTRSVLDNLDNEVMELDEAAF; from the coding sequence ATGGGCCACTACAAGAGCAATGTTCGTGACCAGGTATTCAACCTGTTCGAGGTCCTCGGAGTCGACAAGGCTCTCGGCCAAGGCAGCTTCACCGACCTCGACGTCGAAACTGCCACCGAAATGCTGGGCGAGATCGCCCGCCTCGCCGAGGGTCCCGTCGCCGAGTCGTTCGCCGAGGGCGACCGCACCCCGCCGGTCTTCGACCCCAAGACCCACACCGTGACGCTGCCCGAAGGCTTCAAGAAGTCGGTGCGCGCCGTCGTCGACGGCGGCTGGGACAAGCTGTCGGTCAGTGAGGAACTGGGCGGGACCCCGATGCCGCGCGCGCTGTCGTGGGCATTGCAGGAGCACATCCTCGGCGCCAACCCCGCGGTGTACATGTACGCGATGGGCGCCGGATTCGCCGACATCTTCTACCACCTGGCCACCGACGAGCAGAAGAAGTGGGCTCAGCTGGCCGCCGATCGGGGCTGGGGCTCGACCATGGTGCTCACCGAGCCGGACGCCGGCTCCGATGTCGGCGCGGGCCGCACCAAGGCGGTCCAGCAGCCCGACGGCACCTGGCACATCGACGGCGTGAAGCGGTTCATCACCTCGGCCGATTCCGACGACCTGTTCGAGAACATCATGCACCTGGTGCTGGCCCGCCCCGAGGGCGCCGGCCCCGGCACCAAGGGGCTGTCCCTGTTCTTCGTGCCGAAGTTCCTCTTCGACCCGGAGACCGGTGAGCCCGGCGAGCGCAACGGCGTGTTCGTCACCAACGTCGAGCACAAGATGGGCCTGAAGGTCTCGGCCACCTGTGAGCTCTCGCTCGGCCAGCACGGCACCCCGGCGGTGGGCTGGCTCGTCGGCGAGGTGCACGAGGGCATCGCGCAGATGTTCGACGTGATCGAGCAGGCCCGGATGATGGTGGGCACCAAGGCGATTGCGACGTTGTCCACCGGCTACCTGAATGCTCTCGAGTACGCCAAGGACCGCGTCCAGGGTGCCGACCTGACCCAGATGACCGACAAAACCGCGCCGCGGGTGACCATCACCCACCACCCCGACGTCCGACGGTCGCTGATGACGCAGAAGGCCTACGCCGAGGGGCTGCGCGCGCTGTACCTGTTCACCGCGACCCACCAGGACGCCGAGGTCGCCAAGATGCTGCACGGCATCGAGCCCGAGTTGGCGGTCAAGGTCAACGACCTGATGCTGCCGATCGTCAAGGGCGTGGGTTCGGAGCAGGCGTACGCCAAGCTGACCGAAAGCCTGCAGACCCTCGGCGGTTCGGGGTTCCTGCAGGACTACCCGATCGAGCAGTACATCCGCGACGCCAAGATCGACTCGCTCTACGAGGGCACCACCGCGATCCAGGCCCAGGACTTCTTCTTCCGCAAGATTGTCCGCGACAAGGGTGTCGCGCTGGCCCACGTGTCCGGCCTGATCGAGCAGTTCGTGAAGAACGAGTCGGGTAACGGCCGGCTCAAGGCCGAGCGTGCGCTGCTGGCTACCGCGCTGCAGGACGTGCAGGGCATGGCCGCGACGCTGACCGGCTACCTGGTGTCGGCGCAGGAGAACCCCGCCGAGATCTACAAGGTGGGCCTGGGCTCGGTGCGCTTCCTGATGAGCGTCGGCGATCTGGTCATCGGCTGGCTGTTGCAGCAGCAGGCAGCCGTGGCGATCGAGAAGCTCGACGCCGGTGCGCAGGGAGATGACCGTGCCTTCTACGAAGGCAAGGTCGCGGTGGCGTCGTTCTTCGCCAAGAACTTCCTGCCGCTGCTGACCAGCACGCGCTCCGTTTTGGACAACCTCGACAACGAGGTGATGGAGCTGGACGAGGCGGCCTTCTAG
- a CDS encoding TIGR03564 family F420-dependent LLM class oxidoreductase has translation MQISMFGQLSGFDRPVDATVDYLAQLRDEGFGRVWLSQMPYEPDLLTVLAVALREVDGIEAASGVVPIQNQHPMLLAQRALTLSLISGGRFILGLGMTHAAVTEGMWGIPWDKPVRRLNEFLDGLLPLLAGESADASGETVTTRGALLIPGAPRPDVYIAALGPQLLRLAGRRTTGTCTWMTGPVTLRDHIGPTLRQAAADAGRKESEVRVVAALPVAVTDDVDGARKQAAEQFAMYGALPSYRAMLDREGFAGPEDAAIIGDEATVRDQVAGLRAAGVDEFVGATFDSSAEGRAHTRAVLRSVAATD, from the coding sequence ATGCAGATCAGCATGTTCGGACAGCTCAGCGGTTTCGACAGGCCGGTTGACGCCACGGTGGACTATCTGGCCCAGTTGCGCGACGAGGGGTTCGGGCGGGTCTGGTTGAGCCAGATGCCCTACGAGCCGGACCTGCTGACTGTGCTGGCGGTCGCGCTGCGAGAGGTCGACGGCATCGAGGCGGCCAGCGGTGTGGTGCCGATCCAGAATCAGCACCCGATGTTGCTGGCCCAGCGTGCCCTGACGCTCAGCCTGATCTCCGGCGGGCGCTTCATCCTGGGGTTGGGGATGACGCACGCCGCCGTGACCGAGGGCATGTGGGGTATCCCGTGGGACAAACCGGTACGGCGGCTCAACGAGTTCCTCGACGGGCTGCTGCCGCTGCTGGCCGGTGAATCCGCGGACGCGTCCGGCGAGACGGTCACCACGCGCGGCGCGCTTCTGATTCCCGGTGCGCCCCGTCCCGACGTCTACATCGCCGCGCTCGGTCCGCAGCTGCTGCGGCTGGCGGGCCGCCGCACGACCGGCACCTGCACATGGATGACGGGCCCGGTGACCCTGCGCGACCACATCGGCCCGACCCTGCGGCAGGCAGCCGCCGACGCCGGACGCAAGGAAAGCGAGGTGCGCGTCGTCGCGGCGCTGCCGGTGGCCGTCACCGACGACGTCGACGGTGCGCGCAAGCAGGCCGCCGAACAGTTCGCGATGTATGGAGCCTTGCCGTCATACCGCGCGATGCTGGACCGGGAGGGGTTCGCCGGGCCCGAGGACGCCGCCATCATCGGCGACGAGGCGACGGTGCGCGATCAGGTCGCCGGGTTGCGCGCGGCCGGCGTGGATGAGTTCGTCGGCGCGACGTTCGACAGCTCGGCCGAGGGCCGGGCGCACACTCGCGCGGTGCTGCGGTCGGTCGCCGCCACCGACTGA
- a CDS encoding dihydrodipicolinate reductase — MADSLRVAVWGTGNMGATAIRSLTAFPGLRLAAVVTSSADKAGRDAATLAGLAEPTGITATTDVDAVLAGCDAVAYMASGDIRPDDAVTDIERCLRAGVHVVTPSLYSLYDPRSAPPDWVERLTAAAEHGRSTLLVSGVDPGWANDALAVTAAGLCTRINTITCQEIFDYSTYDQPFAVRVSCGFGGPMDETPMMLLPTIPTMVWGGNIRLIGRGLGLDIDEITEEVERLPLEESVDTVMGRFEKGTQGAFFLRVIGWSGGRQRIIIEHITRIDPACAPQWPQPDEGVGDHRVIVDGDPQLTITTRADVAGGTRADGGNTTAANRLLGAISWLAVQKPGIYDGLDVPLHPPLPPQVEATRWT; from the coding sequence ATGGCGGATTCTCTACGCGTGGCGGTCTGGGGGACGGGCAATATGGGCGCCACTGCGATCCGTTCGCTGACCGCGTTCCCGGGCCTACGGCTGGCCGCTGTGGTGACGTCTTCGGCGGACAAGGCCGGTCGCGACGCCGCAACGCTTGCCGGCCTGGCCGAACCGACCGGGATCACCGCCACCACCGACGTCGATGCGGTGCTGGCCGGATGTGACGCGGTGGCCTACATGGCCTCCGGTGACATCCGGCCCGACGATGCGGTCACCGATATCGAACGATGCCTGCGAGCCGGGGTCCACGTCGTCACCCCGTCGCTGTACTCGCTCTACGACCCGCGCTCGGCACCACCGGACTGGGTGGAGCGCCTCACTGCGGCCGCCGAGCACGGTCGATCGACGCTGCTGGTCAGCGGTGTCGATCCGGGGTGGGCCAACGACGCGCTCGCGGTCACCGCGGCCGGGTTGTGCACCCGCATCAACACCATCACCTGCCAGGAGATCTTCGACTACTCGACCTATGACCAACCCTTCGCGGTGCGCGTCTCCTGCGGTTTCGGCGGCCCGATGGACGAAACCCCGATGATGCTGCTGCCGACCATCCCGACGATGGTGTGGGGCGGCAATATCCGCCTCATCGGTCGCGGGCTGGGCCTCGACATCGACGAGATCACCGAGGAGGTCGAGCGACTCCCGCTCGAAGAGTCCGTCGACACGGTGATGGGCCGGTTCGAGAAGGGCACCCAGGGCGCGTTCTTCCTGCGGGTGATCGGATGGTCCGGCGGCCGACAGCGGATCATCATCGAGCACATCACCCGGATCGACCCGGCCTGCGCGCCGCAGTGGCCTCAGCCCGACGAAGGGGTGGGCGACCACCGCGTCATCGTCGACGGCGACCCACAGCTGACGATCACCACCCGCGCCGACGTGGCGGGCGGCACCCGCGCCGACGGCGGCAATACGACCGCGGCCAACCGCCTGCTCGGCGCGATCAGTTGGCTGGCGGTCCAGAAGCCGGGGATCTACGACGGCCTGGACGTGCCGCTGCACCCGCCGCTGCCGCCGCAGGTGGAAGCGACGCGCTGGACCTAG
- a CDS encoding SDR family oxidoreductase, with protein MTKSVFITGAATGIGRATAMLFAQRGYVVGGYDLDEDGLRVLAADISAVGGTPVVGHLNVTDADNVARCLADFVDAAGGRLDVLINNAGLLNAGRFEQIALEVHHREIDVNVKGVVNGLHAAFPYLQKTRDAVVVNLASASAIYGQAELANYSATKFFVRAITEALNLEWGQYGIRVIDMWPLYVNTAMTKDVKTGTTQSLGIRLTAQDIAEDIVAAVDATWPRRLVSQVHFPVGIQAKALALGARFSPAWLTRLVNKGLAGS; from the coding sequence ATGACGAAGTCGGTTTTCATCACCGGGGCGGCAACCGGGATCGGTCGGGCCACCGCGATGCTGTTCGCGCAACGCGGATACGTCGTCGGCGGCTACGACCTCGACGAGGACGGTCTGCGCGTCCTGGCGGCCGACATCAGCGCCGTGGGCGGCACGCCGGTCGTGGGGCACCTCAACGTCACCGACGCCGACAACGTCGCCCGATGCCTTGCCGATTTCGTCGACGCCGCCGGAGGCCGGCTCGACGTGCTGATCAACAACGCCGGCCTGCTCAACGCCGGAAGGTTCGAGCAGATCGCGCTGGAGGTGCATCACCGCGAGATCGATGTCAACGTCAAGGGAGTGGTCAACGGGCTACACGCGGCCTTCCCGTATCTGCAGAAGACCCGCGACGCGGTGGTGGTGAACCTGGCGTCGGCCTCGGCGATCTACGGCCAGGCGGAGCTGGCCAACTACAGCGCCACCAAGTTCTTCGTGCGGGCGATCACCGAAGCGCTCAACCTGGAATGGGGGCAGTACGGCATCCGGGTCATCGACATGTGGCCGTTGTACGTCAACACCGCAATGACCAAGGACGTCAAGACAGGCACCACCCAGTCGCTCGGAATCCGGCTGACCGCGCAGGACATCGCCGAGGACATCGTGGCCGCCGTCGACGCCACCTGGCCGCGCCGGCTGGTGTCGCAGGTGCATTTCCCGGTCGGCATCCAGGCCAAGGCGCTGGCACTGGGCGCGAGGTTCTCTCCGGCGTGGTTGACCCGACTGGTCAACAAAGGGCTCGCCGGCAGCTAG
- a CDS encoding acetyl-CoA C-acetyltransferase: MADSNSTRRVAVLGGNRIPFARSDGAYAKASNQDMFTAVLDGLADRFNLGGERLDAVIGGAVLKHSADFNLMRECVLGSSLSSYTPAFDLQQACGTGLQAAISAADGIAGGRYEVAAAGGVDTASDAPIAIGNDLRRVLLGLRRAKSNLERLKLVGRLPASLGIEIPVNSEPRTGMSMGEHAAVTAKEMGVKRVDQDELAAASHRNMAAAYDRGFFDDLVTPFLGLYRDNNLRPDSSPEKLAKLKPVFGVRNGDATMTAGNSTPLTDGASVALLSSEEWAAEHSIPVLAYFVDSQTAAVDYVNGRDGLLMAPTYAVPRMLERNGMKLQDFDFYEIHEAFASVVLATLAAWESEEYCTQRLGLDSALGSIDRSKLNVNGSSLAAGHPFAATGGRIVAQMAKQLAEKKAETGQPVRGLISVCAAGGQGVTAILEA; encoded by the coding sequence GTGGCCGACAGCAACTCCACCCGCCGGGTGGCCGTCCTCGGAGGCAACCGAATCCCCTTCGCGCGCTCCGACGGCGCGTACGCGAAGGCGTCCAACCAGGACATGTTCACCGCCGTCCTCGACGGGCTGGCCGACCGGTTCAATCTGGGCGGCGAGAGACTCGACGCGGTGATCGGCGGTGCGGTCCTCAAGCACAGCGCGGACTTCAACCTGATGCGCGAATGCGTGCTGGGCAGCTCGCTGTCGTCCTACACTCCGGCGTTCGACCTCCAACAGGCCTGCGGGACCGGGCTGCAGGCGGCCATCTCGGCCGCGGACGGCATCGCCGGAGGCCGCTACGAGGTGGCGGCGGCGGGCGGCGTCGACACTGCCTCGGACGCCCCGATCGCGATCGGTAACGACCTGCGCCGGGTGCTGCTCGGGCTGCGTCGCGCCAAGTCGAACCTCGAGCGGCTCAAACTCGTGGGCAGACTTCCCGCGTCGCTGGGCATCGAGATTCCGGTCAACAGCGAGCCGCGCACCGGTATGTCGATGGGTGAGCACGCCGCGGTGACCGCCAAGGAGATGGGGGTCAAGCGAGTCGATCAGGATGAGCTGGCTGCGGCCAGCCACCGCAACATGGCCGCCGCCTACGACCGCGGTTTCTTCGACGACCTGGTGACGCCGTTCCTCGGGCTCTACCGGGACAACAACCTGCGGCCGGACTCGTCACCGGAGAAGCTGGCCAAGCTCAAGCCGGTGTTCGGTGTGCGCAATGGCGACGCGACCATGACCGCCGGCAACTCCACACCGCTCACCGACGGTGCATCGGTGGCGCTGCTGTCCTCCGAGGAGTGGGCCGCCGAGCACTCGATCCCGGTGCTGGCCTACTTCGTCGACAGCCAGACCGCGGCTGTGGACTACGTCAACGGTCGCGACGGGCTGCTGATGGCCCCGACCTACGCGGTGCCGCGGATGCTCGAGCGCAACGGCATGAAGTTGCAGGACTTCGACTTCTACGAGATCCACGAGGCCTTCGCCTCGGTGGTGCTGGCCACGCTGGCGGCGTGGGAGTCTGAGGAGTACTGCACGCAGCGGCTGGGCCTGGACAGTGCGCTGGGCTCGATCGATCGGTCCAAGCTCAACGTCAACGGGTCCTCGCTGGCGGCCGGACATCCGTTCGCCGCCACCGGTGGACGCATCGTGGCCCAGATGGCCAAACAGCTCGCGGAGAAGAAGGCCGAGACTGGGCAACCGGTGCGGGGGTTGATCTCGGTGTGCGCGGCCGGCGGGCAGGGCGTCACCGCGATTCTGGAAGCCTGA
- a CDS encoding 3-oxoacyl-ACP reductase, producing the protein MASDLLSQVVNSGPGSFLAKQLGVPQPEPLRRYRPGQPPLEGSLLIGGQGRVVEPLREAFTEDYDVVANNLGGRWADKFGGLVFDATGITEPEGLKALYEFFTPVLRNLGRSARVVVVGTTPDEIGTAHERTVQRALEGFTRSLGKELRNGATVALVYLHPDAKPGASGLESTLRFILSAKSAYVDAQVFRVGAADSTAPEDWDKPLDGKVALVTGAARGIGATIAEVFARDGAKVIAVDIESAADALADVAQKVGGTALPLDVTAADAVEQITAHVKEHHGGRLDVLVNNAGITRDKLLANMDESRWDSVLAVNLIAPLRLSEGLVNNGTLAENGRIIGLSSMAGIAGNRGQTNYAATKAGMIGLTDALAPEFAAKNITINAVAPGFIETKMTDAIPLATREVGRRLNSLFQGGQPVDVAEAIAYFASPASNAVTGNTIRVCGQAWLGA; encoded by the coding sequence GTGGCTTCCGATCTTCTCTCCCAGGTCGTCAACTCCGGACCGGGCTCATTCCTGGCCAAACAACTCGGTGTCCCTCAGCCCGAGCCCCTGCGGCGCTATCGGCCCGGTCAGCCACCCTTGGAGGGTTCGCTGCTGATCGGCGGACAAGGCCGTGTCGTCGAACCGTTGCGGGAGGCGTTCACCGAGGACTACGACGTCGTGGCCAACAATTTGGGCGGCCGCTGGGCCGATAAGTTCGGCGGTCTGGTCTTCGATGCGACCGGCATCACCGAGCCCGAGGGCCTCAAGGCGCTCTACGAATTCTTCACCCCCGTGCTGCGCAACCTCGGCCGGTCGGCCCGAGTCGTCGTCGTCGGCACCACACCCGACGAGATCGGTACCGCCCACGAACGCACCGTGCAGCGGGCCTTGGAGGGTTTCACCCGGTCACTGGGCAAGGAACTGCGCAACGGGGCGACCGTCGCGCTGGTCTACCTGCATCCGGACGCGAAACCGGGCGCCAGCGGCCTGGAGTCCACCCTGCGCTTCATCCTGTCCGCCAAATCGGCCTACGTCGACGCGCAGGTGTTCCGGGTCGGCGCGGCCGATTCCACCGCGCCGGAGGACTGGGACAAGCCGCTCGACGGCAAGGTCGCGCTCGTCACCGGCGCCGCTCGCGGAATCGGTGCGACCATCGCCGAGGTGTTCGCCCGCGACGGCGCGAAGGTGATCGCGGTGGACATCGAGAGCGCCGCGGACGCACTGGCCGACGTGGCCCAGAAGGTCGGTGGCACCGCCCTGCCCCTCGATGTCACCGCGGCCGATGCTGTCGAGCAGATCACCGCGCACGTCAAGGAACATCATGGGGGCCGGCTCGACGTGCTGGTCAACAACGCCGGCATCACTCGCGACAAGCTGCTGGCCAACATGGACGAAAGCCGCTGGGATTCCGTACTGGCTGTCAATCTGATTGCACCGCTCCGTCTTTCGGAGGGATTGGTGAACAACGGAACGCTCGCCGAGAACGGCCGGATCATCGGCTTGTCCTCGATGGCAGGTATCGCCGGCAACCGTGGCCAGACCAACTACGCCGCGACCAAGGCCGGCATGATCGGCCTGACCGACGCGTTGGCACCGGAATTCGCCGCGAAGAACATCACCATCAACGCCGTGGCGCCCGGCTTCATCGAGACCAAGATGACCGACGCCATCCCGTTGGCGACGCGCGAGGTCGGCCGACGACTGAACTCGCTGTTCCAGGGCGGACAGCCGGTCGACGTCGCGGAAGCCATCGCGTACTTTGCCAGTCCGGCGTCCAATGCGGTGACGGGCAACACGATTCGGGTGTGCGGACAGGCATGGTTGGGCGCATGA